A part of Flavobacteriaceae bacterium GSB9 genomic DNA contains:
- a CDS encoding acyl-CoA thioesterase has protein sequence MFKHAKESQVTITQLMLPSHSNFSGKIHGGHILNLMDQIAFACASKHSRHYCVTASVNRVDFLNPIEVGELVTLKASINYTGRTSMVVGLRIESENVQTGEVKHCNSSYFTMVAKDENGKNVPVPGLILDDVQSVRRFARSIARQQQAKTRSTKFNSSEFKIEEHLDFIKTQNAKIELG, from the coding sequence ATGTTTAAACACGCTAAAGAATCACAAGTTACAATAACACAATTAATGTTGCCTTCGCATTCGAATTTTAGTGGAAAAATCCACGGTGGGCACATACTAAACCTGATGGACCAAATAGCCTTTGCTTGTGCTTCAAAACATTCCAGACATTATTGTGTAACAGCATCGGTTAACCGTGTTGATTTTTTAAACCCGATTGAAGTTGGCGAATTAGTTACTTTAAAAGCATCTATTAATTATACGGGCAGAACTTCTATGGTTGTTGGCTTACGCATTGAATCTGAGAACGTCCAAACAGGAGAGGTAAAACATTGTAATTCTTCATATTTCACTATGGTTGCCAAAGACGAAAACGGTAAAAATGTACCCGTTCCAGGTTTAATTTTAGATGACGTACAAAGTGTAAGACGTTTTGCCAGAAGTATTGCACGCCAACAGCAAGCTAAAACGAGAAGCACTAAATTTAATTCTTCAGAATTTAAGATTGAAGAGCATTTGGATTTTATAAAAACCCAGAATGCTAAAATTGAACTGGGCTAA